Proteins found in one Caldalkalibacillus salinus genomic segment:
- a CDS encoding S-layer homology domain-containing protein: MKKLLTISLGVVIMMWAVMSMSESARATDDISFSDTQGHWAESAINDMVKEGVLEGFPDGTFRPDDPVQVDQFLKMILMSLSEEDEHGVRDWKEEFISKANIFVVTQLAYKSSDFHFENAANGYWAEPFIDQASTMSILGKYSRFESNYRKDLNREDVAHLVSKTISMFEEKEEFNYMNLAKGQIKDLYLAQHDEQDILQVYMKGIMRGYPDGTFGVTNMVTRAEAAELLSKILNRKNRDPYQPDLSTLPHDIVSTEFGREKIIVFPGWDMKYTYDTLKSNLDKSTGYTVVESNRINFYKDEETYYKNLERFDTLYDAFSPALHDISVIFDTSMNQYEIHISTAENALIPHEGSISSFLNLVFESDSDKFLKHAKNYVDLARDGQLNMTNDKFNSRKVIFSGTGDDNFLYIAILPN; encoded by the coding sequence ATGAAAAAGCTTTTAACGATCAGCTTAGGAGTCGTCATCATGATGTGGGCAGTGATGAGCATGAGTGAGTCCGCCCGCGCAACGGATGATATTAGTTTTAGTGACACACAGGGACATTGGGCGGAGTCTGCGATAAATGACATGGTTAAGGAAGGTGTGCTCGAAGGATTTCCCGACGGTACCTTTCGACCCGACGATCCTGTACAAGTGGATCAGTTTCTTAAGATGATCCTGATGTCTTTGTCAGAAGAAGATGAACATGGTGTAAGGGATTGGAAGGAGGAGTTTATTAGTAAAGCAAACATCTTTGTAGTAACTCAACTTGCATATAAATCTAGTGATTTCCATTTTGAGAATGCAGCGAATGGATATTGGGCAGAGCCTTTTATTGATCAAGCATCAACAATGAGCATTTTAGGTAAGTATTCACGCTTCGAAAGTAACTACAGAAAAGATTTGAATCGGGAAGATGTAGCTCATTTAGTTTCTAAGACAATTTCAATGTTTGAAGAAAAAGAAGAATTTAATTATATGAACCTTGCTAAAGGACAAATAAAAGATTTATATCTAGCTCAACATGATGAACAAGATATTCTCCAAGTATATATGAAGGGGATTATGAGAGGTTATCCTGACGGTACATTTGGTGTTACTAATATGGTGACTCGAGCAGAAGCAGCAGAACTTCTTAGCAAGATCCTAAATCGAAAAAATAGAGATCCATATCAACCAGACTTATCTACTTTACCCCATGACATTGTGTCTACAGAGTTTGGAAGAGAAAAGATTATTGTATTTCCAGGCTGGGATATGAAATATACTTACGATACTCTAAAAAGTAATTTAGATAAGTCAACTGGATATACAGTTGTAGAAAGTAATCGTATCAATTTTTATAAAGACGAAGAGACATACTATAAAAATCTTGAGAGATTTGATACTTTATATGATGCTTTTAGCCCAGCACTACATGATATTTCGGTAATTTTTGACACAAGTATGAATCAATACGAGATACACATAAGCACTGCCGAAAATGCATTGATTCCACATGAAGGTAGTATTAGCTCCTTCTTAAACTTAGTGTTTGAGAGTGATTCAGACAAGTTTTTAAAACACGCAAAAAATTACGTAGACTTAGCAAGAGACGGTCAATTAAATATGACCAATGATAAATTCAATAGCCGAAAAGTAATATTTAGTGGTACAGGTGACGATAATTTTCTTTATATAGCGATCCTACCTAACTAA